The following coding sequences lie in one Aspergillus luchuensis IFO 4308 DNA, chromosome 8, nearly complete sequence genomic window:
- a CDS encoding putative Kelch repeats protein (COG:S;~EggNog:ENOG410PFFT;~InterPro:IPR025183,IPR015915;~PFAM:PF13418,PF01344,PF13415,PF07646,PF13422;~go_function: GO:0005515 - protein binding [Evidence IEA]) — protein MGKKNKKSAEHKERVAAKQNKKAAQKEKKGKGKNKDADSDVEDADLDAILAQYAEEQAKFMKVTEVVGGPPTPRSSATVLASPSNRNELLVFGGEYFDGNLATFFNNLFIYNIDRAEWREVTSPNSPLPRSGHAWCRGGNTGGVYLFGGEFSSPKQGTFYHYNDFWHLDPSTREWTRLDSKGKGPPARSGHRMTYYKNYIILFGGFQDTSQQTKYLQDLWIYDCSKYTWFNPTLPTASQKPDPRSSFSFLPHESGAVLYGGYSRVKAATGINGKPVKGGPQRMTMKPMVHQDTWFLRVIPPGPEAPANAAPTVRWERRKKPANSPNPPRAGATMAYHKGRGIMFGGVHDVELSEEGIDSEFFDTMFAWNTDRNRFFPLTLRRPRAPGKKQLANQMKSKDRSKADEEELLQNLKALEAKKGIRSEEDDELQPEAPKKEEPEEPAKPAIVRFEMPHQRFNAQLAVQDDTLYIFGGTFEKGDREFTFNDMYSIDLVKLDGAKEIFYNEPANWHLLNEADSDEEMDDDEEEDLEDEEEEEDAMSLDTGSPAPTEVTVPSVTQEMENLEVEEQEGEPSVQDSRPLPRPFESLRDYFSRTGEDWQRILLETLKEKGIATEKNIKELRKDAFNMAEEKWWDSREEVMALEDEQEEAGIGEVVSIADRGDNVGGAGRRR, from the exons AtgggcaagaagaacaagaagtcCGCCGAGCACAAGGAGCGTGTAGCAGCAAaacagaacaagaaggctgctcagaaggagaagaagggcaagggcaagaacAAGGATGCCGACAGCGATGTCGAAGATGCCGACTTGGACGCCATCCTTGCGCAATATGCTGAGGAACAAGCGAAGTTCATGAAGGTCACTGAGGTTGTGGGAGGACCACCGACGCCTCGGTCATCTGCAACTGTTctggcttctccttccaatCGCAATGAACTGCTGGTCTTTGGTGGAGAGTACTTTGATGGAAATCTTGCCACTTTCTTCAATAACCTCTTCATCTACAATATCGACCGCGCAGAGTGGAGAGAAGTCACCAGTCCTAATAGTCCGCTCCCTCGCAGTGGACATGCTTGGTGCCGTGGTGGCAATACGGGAGGTGTCTACCTGTTCGGTG GAGAGTTTTCTTCGCCCAAGCAGGGCACGTTCTATCACTACAACGACTTCTGGCACCTTGATCCTTCGACTAGGGAATGGACCCGTCTGGActccaagggcaagggtcCCCCGGCCAGAAGTGGTCACAGAATGACTTACTACAAG AACTACATTATCCTCTTTGGTGGATTCCAGGACACCTCGCAACAAACCAAGTATCTCCAAGACCTGTGGATCTACGACTGCTCCAAGTACACTTGGTTCAACCCCACGCTCCCAACCGCATCCCAGAAGCCCGATCCCcggtcttctttctccttcctgcCGCACGAAAGCGGTGCCGTTCTCTATGGTGGATATTCCCGTGTGAAAGCAGCGACGGGAATCAACGGCAAGCCTGTCAAGGGTGGTCCTCAACGCATGACCATGAAGCCCATGGTGCATCAGGACACCTGGTTCCTCCGGGTTATTCCCCCGGGCCCTGAAGCTCCTGCCAATGCTGCGCCCACCGTCCGCTGGGAGCGCCGGAAGAAGCCCGCCAACTCTCCCAACCCTCCCCGTGCCGGTGCCACTATGGCATACCACAAGGGACGTGGCATCATGTTCGGTGGTGTGCACGACGTTGAGTTGAGCGAGGAAGGCATTGACAGTGAATTCTTCGACACCATGTTCGCCTGGAACACCGACCGGAACCGTTTCTTCCCCTTGACGCTCCGCCGGCCCAGAGCGCCCGGCAAGAAGCAGCTCGCTAACCAGATGAAGTCTAAGGACCGGAGCAAGGCTGACGAGGAGGAACTCCTGCAGAATCTGAAGGCTCTCGAGGCTAAGAAGGGTATTCGAagcgaggaggacgatgaaCTGCAGCCGGAGGCacccaagaaggaagagcccGAGGAGCCAGCGAAGCCTGCGATCGTACGCTTCGAGATGCCTCATCAGCGATTCAACGCGCAACTGGCCGTTCAGGATGATACCTTGTACATCTTTGGCGGTACTTTCGAGAAAGGAGATCGGGAATTCACCTTCAACGACATGTACTCGATTGATCTCGTCAAGCTCGATGGCGCCAAGGAGATCTTTTACAACGAGCCCGCTAACTGGCACCTTCTCAACGAAGCagacagcgacgaggagatggatgacgatgaagaggaagatctcgaagacgaggaggaagaggaggacgcgATGTCCCTGGACACTGGTTCCCCCGCCCCCACGGAAGTAACCGTGCCTTCTGTCACCCAAGAGATGGAGAATCTGGAAGTGGAGGAGCAAGAGGGAGAGCCATCTGTGCAGGACAGTAGACCTCTGCCTCGTCCGTTCGAAAGTTTGCGTGACTACTTTAGCCGCACAGGCGAGGACTGGCAGCGTATCCTGTTGGAGAcattgaaagagaagggcATCGCCAcggagaagaacatcaaggAGTTGCGGAAGGATGCATTCAACATGGCGGAAGAGAAGTGGTGGGATAGCAGAGAAGAGGTCATGGCTTTGGAGGATGAGCAGGAAGAAGCTGGTATTGGAGAGGTTGTTAGCATTGCTGATCGGGGTGACAATGTTGGCGGCGCTGGAAGACGCAGGTGA
- a CDS encoding uncharacterized protein (COG:S;~EggNog:ENOG410PNXN;~InterPro:IPR020993;~go_component: GO:0005634 - nucleus [Evidence IEA];~go_process: GO:0051382 - kinetochore assembly [Evidence IEA]), protein MDVSQETVEKVQRFAEKRQRAEDFYENQEISPAVLQAYNRKLEETLKELQDQVKRQEDDLRRLREVNSFDLSKIGTDTWSRVAQVQRAKRAYDSLLKSETEFPASGSPLPSLLALEETSRLVKETKVSVSMTAENLSSNRQRLKSEEANFRDAQVIRDGLRKRIQTISSEKTTKEKKTASQLARELAEQEEEKRRELDQATEEMKTALYNFVDETLASMLAAEALGGPTVGDAAQVSDATLQLGYTSHGKPKKPKNPEATNPDAGQRRIDEILPRQSGQGDNQPANRREAAALEMRNLLDALLEAGSSYIDLPRESAASRFLVRAKVAQFHPRDARRLRLIDFGRSLDD, encoded by the exons ATGGACGTGTCACAGGAAACCGTCGAAAAAGTCCAGCGTTTCGCAGAGAAGCGTCAACGCGCCGAGGACTTCTACGAGAACCAAGAAATCAGTCCAGCAGTTCTACAGGCGTACAATAGAAAATTGGAGGAGACTCTAAAAGAACTTCAAGATCAAGTCAAACGCCAAGAAGATGACCTGCGTAGG CTGCGCGAGGTCAACTCCTTCGATCTCTCCAAAATAGGCACAGATACTTGGTCGCGCGTAGCCCAAGTACAAAGAGCCAAGAGAGCCTACGACTCGCTTCTGAAATCAGAGACCGAGTTTCCAGCCTCAGGCTCCCCCCTACCTTCTCTGCTAGCACTCGAAGAGACATCGCGTCTAGTCAAAGAAACCAAGGTGTCTGTCTCCATGACGGCAGAAAATCTCTCATCCAACCGTCAGCGTTTGAAATCAGAGGAGGCGAATTTCCGTGACGCTCAAGTGATTCGGGATGGTCTGCGAAAGCGGATCCAGACCATAAGCAGCGAGAAGActaccaaggagaagaagaccgctTCCCAGCTAGCGCGTGAACTAgcggagcaagaagaagaaaagcggAGAGAGCTTGACCAAGCAAcagaggagatgaagaccgCCCTCTATAACTTTGTGGACGAAACCCTCGCGTCCATGCTTGCTGCCGAAGCCCTCGGCGGCCCCACGGTGGGTGACGCCGCCCAGGTCTCGGATGCGACCTTGCAACTAGGCTATACGAGCCATGGAAAACCAAAGAAGCCTAAAAATCCAGAGGCAACGAATCCGGATGCTGGACAGCGCCGAATCGACGAGATTCTCCCGCGCCAGTCTGGGCAAGGGGACAATCAACCAGCTAATCGCAGAGAGGCTGCAGCTCTGGAAATGCGCAATCTACTTGATGCTTTGTTGGAGGCAGGATCCTCCTATATCGATCTGCCCCGAGAGTCGGCCGCCTCGCGGTTTTTGGTCAGGGCCAAAGTCGCCCAGTTTCATCCTCGTGATGCGCGACGGTTGAGGCTGATTGATTTTGGACGCTCATTAGACGATTGA
- the SGS1 gene encoding RecQ family helicase MusN (BUSCO:EOG092613UB;~COG:L;~EggNog:ENOG410PHD9;~InterPro:IPR004589,IPR002121,IPR036388,IPR018982, IPR027417,IPR036390,IPR001650,IPR032284,IPR010997, IPR014001,IPR011545,IPR002464;~PFAM:PF16124,PF00176,PF00271,PF09382,PF00270, PF00570;~go_function: GO:0000166 - nucleotide binding [Evidence IEA];~go_function: GO:0003676 - nucleic acid binding [Evidence IEA];~go_function: GO:0004386 - helicase activity [Evidence IEA];~go_function: GO:0005524 - ATP binding [Evidence IEA];~go_function: GO:0043138 - 3'-5' DNA helicase activity [Evidence IEA];~go_process: GO:0006260 - DNA replication [Evidence IEA];~go_process: GO:0006281 - DNA repair [Evidence IEA];~go_process: GO:0006310 - DNA recombination [Evidence IEA];~go_process: GO:0044237 - cellular metabolic process [Evidence IEA]), whose protein sequence is MTKNNLAAHLKWLLQQGPALYPSLSPSAHEYHNNTADRNQPTAPVPPAGALAHQPEDITIAIDDIQPKVKSADTDHVDEKAEVDSDEEMARLLLTPASARKPRMLSLSKDAGAPTPKPIKSSQSVKSPSKGRDNGRDRVIKGTVKRRACRFWGFSNIILQIDKQSPRSPLCSPKASFLTPFGSKRPLNAKSPLFDSDIDTIDLTGDLNQTTLSSDTFDGFEEPQRLWTEDAASRREPLEKRGKKRKSDEYVSDLVSPRKNGSKSRSPLKVVEPTKTPRSTSTRLQPAKSPHTTRKDTIPRADDPSGLPSLSQSSRLGHVIADSDDDDGDENLFDDWVPDGDGPTLNSNESLYPILPNQDSSDEHAAPSPARKKSRASPRASDAMDIVPSSVRPSRKDTRISPSPATHVPSTTDSPSSQPQNEDVNKFLSLSADSLEGAIATLKSTLTKNSEIVYERAMKGELAPDLIAENKTLTDRIEAIGLLKQQRITYQAYDTKRNMLKKRLMQVITQGGDPSDMPELVESREATTQLQRVESDIQHLLARSRLLSIPSLDVRPLRYKPDHPTPLSRPSSLSISAMEDTVISGTSSRSHARSTVDYNHSRSEISTRVSDLSFKNTNGTSSLRAFNYDDPTTLDDDDAFTRTMGSPTLPAEEADEFDLDDEDMLEAAGFLDEDHAFATDNHELQNRKVFAETSGNVSRTPLSQPKSQGHNALWNQHPWSKDVRNALKDRFHLRGFRLNQLEAIDATLSGKDTFVLMPTGGGKSLCYQLPSVVTSGSTRGVTIVISPLLSLMQDQVSHLNKLNIKAYLLNGETPKEQRQWILSTLSGFSAEEDIELLYITPEMVNKSQAITKSLDKLNCSRKLARIVIDEAHCVSQWGHDFRPDYKELGELRNQLPGVPMMALTATATENVKVDVIHNLKMEGCEVFSQSFNRPNLTYEVRIKKKGTEVLASIADTIKTSYANKSGIVYCLSRKTCEKVASGLRDDYRIKAEHYHAGMDSGERAKIQQAWQAGRTHVIVATIAFGMGIDKPDVRFVIHHSIPKSLEGYYQETGRAGRDGKRSGCYLYYCYKDTSTISSMIDKGEGSKQQKNRQRQMLHNVVQYCENRSDCRRVQILAYFNEYFRRQDCNASCDNCKSDSVFELHDFSQYAASAIKVVRHFQSIEDKVTLSYCVNIFRGSVKRFRSPQHRQAPGYGDGSDLELGEAERLFHRLLGEGALVEENVVNGSKFAIQYIKVGRRAADFESGRCKLKLDVRVSPNGKAKKSNSGSRADGGNKEYQPQSTNVSSPVQAANQRRLSRFRYQGGAGDTTDDDADSDGFERIRIAGKPAQEKRRTPGPPITQDRRFEQLDPLHKAVAEDFMVYAKNYCQDLVMQKGLRNQPFTDSVLREMVIVFPKDMAELATIPGIDPDKVNRYGGQILKLVRDTQRRYAELKKEQDDADGVVPDPNHHNVINLTSTEDEFSDGGIFTDHPSTFNVDETLSSRYFSTQHTADLDSDEEDDGPGKSSRPRARKRQTTKRPRRQNAAPRSRAKSTGARRKSGDRADNRSSAPRKATKAKPSTSRIGMMPI, encoded by the exons ATGACTAAAAACAATTTAGCAGCCCACCTCAAATGGCTGTTGCAGCAGGGCCCTGCGCTATACCCCTCCTTATCTCCGTCCGCGCACGAGTATCACAATAACACTGCCGACCGAAATCAACCTACTGCGCCGGTGCCACCAGCGGGGGCCTTAGCGCACCAGCCAGAGGATATCACCATCGCAATCGATGATATACAACCTAAAGTCAAATCAGCAGACACGGACCATGTGGACGAAAAAGCGGAGGTAGACTCGGATGAAGAAATGGCGCGATTGCTTCTTACTCCGGCCTCCGCACGCAAGCCGCGGATGCTGAGTCTATCCAAGGACGCTGGCGCACCCACTCCGAAACCTATCAAAAGTAGCCAGTCTGTCAAGTCGCCTTCTAAGGGAAGAGATAATGGTCGGGACAGGGTCATCAAAGGTACAGTGAAACGGCGCGCCTGTCGTTTTTGGGGATTTTCTAACATTATACTCCAAATAGACAAGCAGAGTCCCCGGTCTCCATTGTGCAGCCCTAAGGCGTCTTTCCTGACACCATTTGGATCGAAGCGGCCATTGAACGCAAAATCACCACTCTTTGATTCCGATATTGATACGATTGACTTGACTGGCGACTTGAATCAGACCACGCTTTCGTCTGATACTTTCGATGGGTTCGAGGAACCGCAACGATTGTGGACCGAAGATGCTGCATCCCGGAGAGAGCCTCTTGAAAAGCGTGgaaagaagcggaagagcGACGAATATGTGTCAGACCTTGTTTCGCCGCGAAAGAACGGCTCGAAATCGCGCTCGCCATTGAAGGTTGTTGAGCCTACGAAGACTCCCCGTTCTACCTCGACGCGTCTTCAGCCCGCAAAATCACCTCACACGACCAGAAAGGACACTATACCCCGGGCTGATGATCCATCGGGCCTACCTTCACTTTCACAGAGTTCTCGCTTGGGTCATGTTATCGCTGActccgatgacgacgacggaGATGAGAATCTGTTCGATGACTGGGTTCCTGATGGAGACGGCCCAACATTGAACTCCAATGAATCACTCTACCCGATCCTACCTAATCAAGATAGCTCAGATGAGCACGCAGCTCCTAGCCCTGCGAGAAAGAAGAGCCGTGCTTCCCCACGGGCGTCGGATGCTATGGATATCGTCCCCTCCAGTGTTCGTCCATCTAGGAAGGACACCCGCATCAGTCCTAGTCCAGCCACTCATGTGCCTTCTACTACCGATTCGCCCAGCTCTCAGCCTCAGAACGAAGATGTGAACAAGTTCTTGAGTCTTTCAGCAGACTCTCTTGAAGGAGCCATTGCAACCCTGAAGAGCACGCTTACGAAGAATTCTGAAATAGTGTATGAGCGAGCAATGAAGGGAGAACTTGCACCTGACTTGATCGCTGAAAACAAGACCCTTACGGATAGGATCGAAGCGATTGGTTTGCTCAAGCAGCAAAGGATTACCTATCAGGCATACGATACCAAGAGGAACATGCTCAAGAAGAGACTCATGCAGGTTATAACACAAGGCGGCGATCCGTCCGATATGCCAGAACTTGTGGAAAGTCGAGAAGCAACAACCCAGCTGCAAAGGGTTGAATCAGATATACAACATCTGCTAGCACGATCTAGGTTGCTGTCTATTCCATCACTGGATGTCCGCCCACTCCGTTACAAGCCAGACCATCCGACCCCTTTGTCGCGACCATCGTCTTTGTCAATCAGTGCAATGGAAGATACAGTGATCTCGGGCACCTCCTCGCGATCGCATGCACGGTCAACAGTAGACTACAACCACTCTCGTTCCGAGATATCCACTCGGGTATCAGATCTGTCTTTCAAGAACACGAATGGGACCTCGAGCCTTAGGGCTTTCAACTACGATGACCCAACGACActggatgacgatgatgctTTTACTCGAACTATGGGCTCCCCCACGCtacctgcagaagaagcggaTGAATTCGACCTAGATGACGAAGACATGCTGGAAGCTGCCGGGTTCCTGGATGAAGATCATGCATTCGCAACCGACAACCACGAGCTCCAGAACCGCAAGGTGTTTGCTGAAACTTCCGGAAATGTTTCGCGCACTCCCCTATCGCAACCAAAGTCCCAGGGCCATAACGCCCTCTGGAACCAGCATCCATGGTCCAAGGACGTCAGAAATGCGCTGAAAGATCGGTTTCATCTTCGTGGGTTCCGCCTCAATCAACTCGAGGCCATTGATGCGACGCTGAGCGGAAAAGACACATTCGTTCTGATGCCTACTGGAGGAGGCAAGTCTCTATGCTATCAACTACCCTCTGTTGTCACTTCAGGCTCCACAAGAGGAGTAACTATCGTGATATCCCCCTTGCTCAGTCTGATGCAGGATCAAGTCTCGCATCTGAACAAGTTGAATATCAAGGCTTACCTGTTAAACGGGGAGACTCCGAAAGAGCAACGGCAATGGATTCTCAGTACGCTATCAGGCTTCTcggcggaggaagatatCGAATTGTTATACATCACCCCGGAAATGGTCAACAAAAGCCAGGCGATCACGAAAAGCTTGGATAAGCTCAATTGCAGTCGGAAGCTTGCTCGCATCGTGATCGATGAGGCGCATTGTGTCAGTCAGTGGGGACATGATTTTCGCCCTGACTATAAAGAACTGGGAGAACTCAGGAATCAGTTACCCGGAGTACCAATGATGGCGCTAACTGCGACAGCCACCGAGAACGTCAAAGTGGATGTTATCCACAACCTAAAGATGGAAGGTTGTGAAGTGTTCTCTCAGAGTTTCAACAGGCCAAACTTGACGTACGAAGTACGGATCAAAAAGAAGGGAACGGAGGTTCTGGCCAGCATAGCCGATACTATAAAGACCTCCTACGCAAACAAATCCGGCATAGTCTATTGCTTGTCGCGCAAGACATGCGAAAAGGTCGCCAGCGGTCTCCGGGATGACTATCGCATCAAAGCAGAACACTACCACGCCGGCATGGATTCAGGAGAACGTGCGAAAATTCAACAGGCTTGGCAAGCTGGAAGGACTCACGTTATAGTGGCGACGATCGCGTTCGGAATGGGCATCGACAAACCTGATGTGCGTTTTGTGATCCATCACAGCATTCCCAAGAGTCTGGAGGGATATTATCAGGAGACAGGACGGGCTGGCCGAGATGGCAAGCGGTCTGGCTGCTACCTCTATTACTGCTACAAGGACACGAGTACTATATCCAGCATGATCGACAAGGGCGAGGGCAGCAAGCAACAGAAGAATCGGCAGCGGCAGATGCTCCACAACGTCGTACAATACTGTGAAAACAGAAGCGACTGTAGGCGAGTACAAATTCTTGCCTACTTCAACGAATATTTCCGCCGACAAGACTGCAATGCCTCATGTGATAATTGCAAGTCCGACTCTGTCTTCGAGCTCCATGACTTTTCACAGTACGCTGCCTCTGCAATCAAGGTTGTTCGGCACTTCCAAAGCATCGAAGACAAGGTTACTTTGTCGTACTGTGTGAATATCTTCCGGGGAAGTGTGAAGAGGTTCAGGTCTCCACAACACCGGCAGGCCCCTGGCTATGGCGACGGTTCGGACCTAGAGCTGGGTGAAGCAGAACGGTTGTTCCATAGACTTTTGGGCGAGGGAGCTCTTGTTGAAGAGAATGTTGTCAACGGTAGTAAATTCGCCATTCAGTATATCAAGGTGGGACGGCGTGCCGCTGACTTCGAGAGTGGGCGGTGCAAACTGAAGCTTGACGTGCGAGTCTCGCCGAATGGAAAGGCCAAGAAGTCCAATTCGGGATCACGAGCTGATGGCGGCAACAAAGAGTATCAACCGCAATCTACAAACGTCTCATCCCCTGTACAAGCGGCAAACCAACGCCGCCTATCTCGGTTCCGTTACCAAGGGGGTGCAGGCGACACCACGGATGATGACGCAGACAGTGATGGGTTCGAAAGAATCCGAATCGCCGGCAAGCCAGCACAAGAGAAGAGGCGTACTCCTGGGCCGCCAATTACCCAAGATCGCCGATTTGAGCAGTTGGACCCTCTACACAAAGCGGTTGCGGAGGATTTCATGGTCTATGCCAAGAACTATTGCCAGGAT CTGGTCATGCAGAAAGGCCTCCGCAACCAACCGTTTACTGACAGCGTCCTGCGCGAGATGGTCATCGTCTTCCCCAAAG ACATGGCGGAACTTGCCACAATTCCTGGTATCGATCCGGATAAGGTGAACCGATACGGAGGCCAGATCCTGAAGCTCGTGCGCGACACGCAGCGCCGTTATGCAGAGTTGAAGAAAGAGCAAGATGACGCTGATGGGGTGGTTCCGGATCCCAACCATCACAACGTTATTAACCTTACCAGCACCGAGGACGAGTTCAGCGATGGCGGAATCTTTACTGATCATCCTTCTACATTTAATGTGGACGAGACTTTGTCTAGTCGTTACTTCTCTACCCAGCACACCGCTGACCTCGActctgatgaggaggatgacggcCCTGGAAAGTCTAGTAGACCCCGGGCTCGGAAGCGTCAAACAACCAAACGTCCTCGCCGTCAAAATGCCGCCCCTAGATCCAGGGCAAAATCGACGGGAGCCCGCAGAAAATCCGGTGATCGTGCTGACAACCGCTCCTCTGCCCCTCGGAAAGCGACCAAAGCGAAACCCTCAACTAGTCGAATAGGGATGATGCCCATCTAA
- a CDS encoding uncharacterized protein (COG:K;~EggNog:ENOG410PQG0) has protein sequence MQVFYPSKSDDYPLLETMINALFMATFSSLQGYPPALYHARNSYGSALSLTRKAIQSRNEALLDRTLFSVLLMSIFERLADVEQRGLSIRNGHLKGAIELMALRGDGQFTDDGGAKMFLHLNELVVLDCLANEADIPLQFLALRQQALEAGADTSSPRWRFLEIMMRYAQLEHTAKSSISAEGVIYQAKALDEDLDRLSKYLPSFFSRRQTPEPPSIPSTKPDIYPDYNTHRCWNNIRVLRIQLMKLIREQYARVLGNSTNDVWAMAELHESNRRVHFLATDICLSIPDTGANIRLPYEVSNIQSATLLFHLYVAKEALAKPAQSRLHIYERLQFVEEKQSPSQRKILDYLLHDGYQIPRNTWKIWLSIGREDFSI, from the coding sequence ATGCAGGTTTTTTATCCATCCAAGTCAGACGACTATCCTCTTCTCGAAACCATGATTAATGCGCTTTTCATGGCCACGTTCTCGTCACTGCAAGGGTATCCCCCGGCTCTCTATCATGCTCGAAACAGCTATGGATCAGCTCTGTCTCTGACTCGAAAGGCCATCCAGTCACGAAATGAGGCTTTGTTGGATAGGACTTTATTCTCGGTGTTGCTCATGAGTATATTTGAACGCCTCGCCGACGTAGAACAACGAGGTTTAAGTATTCGCAACGGACATTTAAAAGGTGCCATTGAGCTGATGGCCTTGAGGGGGGATGGCCAATTCACAGACGATGGGGGCGCTAAGATGTTTTTGCATCTAAACGagcttgttgttcttgattGCCTTGCCAATGAAGCTGATATTCCACTTCAATTCTTGGCATTGCGACAACAAGCTCTTGAAGCCGGTGCAGACACATCGTCACCAAGGTGGAGATTCTTGGAAATCATGATGCGTTATGCACAGTTGGAGCATACCGCGAAGTCTTCCATTTCTGCGGAAGGCGTCATTTATCAAGCCAAGGCACTTGACGAAGATCTTGATCGATTGTCTAAATATctgccttctttcttctcgagAAGACAGACCCCTGAACCCCCAAGCATTCCATCAACCAAGCCGGACATATATCCTGACTATAATACACACAGATGCTGGAACAACATCCGTGTTCTCCGTATCCAGCTAATGAAACTCATACGCGAGCAATACGCTCGGGTGTTGGGAAATTCGACCAATGATGTCTGGGCCATGGCCGAACTTCATGAGTCCAACCGCCGAGTGCATTTCCTTGCTACAGACATATGCCTCTCCATACCTGATACGGGGGCTAACATCAGGCTTCCTTATGAGGTCTCTAATATCCAATCAGCAACACTCTTGTTTCATCTATATGTGGCCAAAGAGGCTCTTGCAAAGCCAGCTCAATCGAGGCTACACATTTATGAACGATTACAATTCgtggaagagaagcaatCTCCTTCACAGCGCAAAATATTGGATTATTTGCTACATGATGGTTATCAAATTCCGCGAAACACTTGGAAGATATGGCTTTCAATCGGAAGAGAGGATTTTTCTATCTGA
- a CDS encoding aldo/keto reductase family protein (COG:C;~EggNog:ENOG410Q1BX;~InterPro:IPR023210,IPR036812;~PFAM:PF00248), with product MPFLAGKEVTQNGLGLMRFTLSDDVTPDEQAFKVLKAALAAGVNVWNGADFYGTLENNSLHLMNRYFTAYPEDADKVVLSIKSGVASMKTFAMDCSPAGLRDFVDNALKILDGKKKIDIFGCARVDPNVPVEESITALAELKEEGKIGGIQMSEVKAETIRRAASVAKIDMVEAEVSIWATDVFRNGVAETCAELGIPIIAHTPLGAGMLTGTIKSPDDLPAHDHHRIFPRFQPDNLAKNRLLVDELEKIAVAKGCTPAQLALSWVKAQSRKPGMPVFVPVAGARSESRVIENVGVVDLADDDLAQIAALQEKYPVAGERFPPAAMKLNEY from the exons ATGCCGTTCCTCGCTGGAAAGGAAGTCACCCAGAATGGGTTGGGGCTTATGC GTTTCACCCTGTCAGACGATGTGACACCAGATGAACAAGCATTCAAGGTTCTCAAGGCAGCGCTGGCAGCGGGCGTCAACGTATGGAATGGAGCAGACTTCTACGGGACACTCGAAAACAACTCATTGCATCTCATGAATCGCTACTTCACAGCTTATCCTGAAGACGCAGACAAGGTGGTCCTTTCCATCAAGTCCGGCGTTGCGAGCATGAAGACCTTCGCTATGGACTGCTCTCCCGCCGGACTTCGCGACTTTGTGGACAACGCCCTGAAGATCCTGgacggcaagaagaaaatcGACATTTTCGGCTGTGCGAGAGTTGATCCCAATGTTCCAGTTGAAGAGAGCATCACGGCACTAGCtgagttgaaggaggagggtaAAATTGGGGGTATTCAAATGTCGGAGGTGAAAGCCGAGACTATTCGCCGTGCGGCGAGCGTTGCGAAGATTGAtatggtggaggcggaggtgagCATATGGGCTACGGATGTTTTCCGTAATGGTGTCGCAGAGACATGCGCGGAGCTTGGTATCCCCATCATAGCGCACACACCGCTGGGAGCGGGGATGTTGACCGGCACGATCAAGAGCCCTGATGACTTGCCGGCGCACGATCATCATCGTATCTTTCCTCGATTCCAACCAGACAATCTTGCGAAGAACCGTCTGCTTGTTgatgagctggagaagattgcGGTTGCGAAGGGGTGCACTCCGGCTCAGTTGGCTTTGTCGTGGGTTAAAGCGCAGAGCAGAAAGCCTGGCATGCCGGTTTTTGTCCCGGTTGCGGGTGCGAGATCTGAATCCAGGGTTATTGAGAACGTGGGGGTTGTCGACttggctgatgatgaccttgCACAGATTGCAGCCCTCCAGGAGAAATATCCAGTCGCAGGGGAGAGGTTTCCGCCTGCGGCCATGAAGTTGAATGAGTACTAG